In Dehalococcoidia bacterium, the genomic stretch CGACGACTCGCTTTACTCTCGGACCGCCTCGATGTGCAGGACGACGCTGACGCGGTCGCCGACCACCACCGTGCCCGACTCCAGCACCGCGTTCCACTTCAGGCCGAACTCCTTGCGGCTGATTGCCGTCTCCGCCGTGAAGGCAACCACCTCGCCAGCCGTCCCGTGCGAACGGCCCTCGAACCGCGTGGCCAGCGTGACCTCGCGCGTTATGTCACGTACGGTCAGGTCCCCGGTCACCCGCCACTCGTCGTCGGAAACGCGCTCGACCCGTCTGCTGCGGAAGGTGATGTACGGGTGGCGCTCGGCGTTGAAGAAGTCGTCCGAGCGCAGGTGGGCGTCCCTGTCCCCGATCCCTGTATCGATGCTCGCCACGCCGATCCGCGCTTCCACGGTCGACGCCTCCGGCCGCTCTTCGTCGAGGTGGATCCGGCCGTCGAGTTCGTGGAACCGCCCCTTTACGGTGGAGACGACCAGGTGCTTCACGGCGAACTCCGCCACAGAGTGCGCCGGGTCGATCCGCCAGGTCCCAACTCTCGTCTCCAGTGCTGTCATCGTGCCCTCCTTCTGCGGCGTCCGCCGCTTATCTTCGATAAGCTACTCTACTGTGATTATCTAACCCTTGTCAAGCGGCTTACGATGCGTAAGAATAAATCCGTGACGAATTCTCACGAGGACAGCGAGGCCTTCTGCCCCTACTTCCAGCGGGCCATCGAGCTCGTCGGGTCGCGCTGGACGGGCGCGGTGATCCGCGCCCTCAACAGCGGGCTCTACCGCTTCAGCGACCTCACCGCTGCCGTCCCTGGCCTCAGCGACCGCATGCTCTCGGAGCGCCTGAAGGAGCTCGAAGCCGAGGGCATCGTGGAGCGCACCGTCATCCCGGAAACGCCGGTGCGCATCGAGTATCGCCTCACGGAGAAAGGACGCGCCCTGAGCCGCGTCCTCAAGGAAGTCTCGGACTGGGCCGAGACGTGGCTCGCGCCGACGTCGTCCCCGACCGCCTGAGCTGCGGTCAGGCCGTGCCGTTAGACTTTCGCCGGCGTACGTCCCCGAGCCGGCGGCGCAAAGACACTGGCAGCTCCGTGGGCGCACCGGCCCGGTAGCGACGCCGCGCCTGCTGTTGGGCGCCCTCGCGGTCCTGTTGCCGCCTGGCGCCGGCCTTCACGCCCAGCCCGCTAAGCTCGCGCCGCAGCCCGTCGATCTGGAGGCGGAGCATCCCGATCTCGGCGAAGAGGTCGGTCAGTACCTCCTCCGGATCGGCGATGTCATAGCCCTCCTCTGCCCCAGCGTCCTCCAGCGAAAACTCTCCGGCCTCCGGCCCTGTCCTTGCCTCCGAGGCCTCTGGCGCTGAAAGCGCCGCCGCCGTCGCGACGGCCTCCCGCGCGATGCTCGCCCGGTCCTCCGCGGCCGCGCCGGCGCCGCCGCCGCTGTAGGCGTACAGCCGGCGGGTAATGGTCGTGCCGTCGGCGTGCGCGTCCCGGCGCGATAGCAGGGCCGGCGCCGCGCTATAAGCTCCGGCCAGCGCCAGGACGCCGACAATCCCCAGCAACAGATAGATCACAAAGCCGTCCACCGTCCCGGTCCCCCTGATCGAGTGTGGACTGCTTATGGTAAGGCGGGTCTCGCCGCTCCGATATTGGGGTAAACCCTGATAGTCCCGGGCGCCGTGTCTTGCTCGCTAGCGGCCCTCGAACACAGGCGTCCTGCGCTCGAAGAAGGCCTTGCGGGCCTCCTGCGCGTCTTTGCTGGCGAAGGCCTTACGGATGTTCGCCAGCTCGTAGCGCAGCTGGCTCTCGAGGTCGATCCCGGTCGCCCGCCGGACGCCTCGCTTCGTCAGGCGCGTCGTGATTGGCGAGCGTTCGGCCAGGAAGGCGCAATACTCCTTGAGCCGCGCCGGGAAGCGGTCGTCGTCCACGACTTCGCCCACCATGCCCAGGTTCAGCGCCTCCTCCGCCCCGACGGTCCGGTTCTCGAGCAGGAAGCGCATGGCCTGCTCGTAGCCAATTGCCTGCGGCAGCGTCCATGTGAGGCCACCATCCGGTGACGCGCCTATGCGTGGGTAGCCGGCCATGAGCCGGGCGCTGCGCGCCATCAGCCGCACGTCGCACGCCATCGCCAGAGAGAGGCCCGCGCCCACCGCAACGCCGTTGATGCCGCCCACGACCGGCTTGTCGCACACCTCGCGCAACACCAGGCAGAAGCGCCCTACCCAGCCGAGGTCGTCGAGCTGCTGATCGAGCTCCGAAAGCGGCGACGCGCTCTCGCCCGCGCCGCTGAGGTCGAGCCCGGAGCAGAAGGAGTCGCCCGTCCCGGTGATCGCCACCACCCAGACGGAGTCGTCTCGCGCGGCCTCCTCGACCGCCGTGACGACGCCCCACGCCAGTTCGTCAGAGAGGGCGTTCTTCACCTCCGGCCGGTTCAGCATGATCGTCCGTACGCGGCCCTCGTTTTCGACTCGCAGCACTCCGCTCATGGGCCCTCCTTCACTGGGCGCATCGTAACCCGGACAGGCCCGCCCTGGGCGAGGGGTCGCGGCGGGGTTTAGACGTGTATCCGGCGGCTCCGGGACGAAGGCGGCGAGACTATCTCCCGCAGCTTTTCGAGGAAGCGCCTGTTGGCCCGGTCCGGACTCTCGCCGTAGCTGTTCACGGAGTTCTCGATATCCGCGGTGCAGTCCGAACAGAGGACGATAACCTCCCCAAACGCGTGCCAGGAATAGCCTTCCTCGAAGTCGAAGTTGCAGCGCGCGCAGCGTGGTCGCGGTTGACGGCGGGCATCGACGCGAAACTCAGTCACCGCTAACTCCTCCGGCCTCCGGGGTCATTTTGCTGGAAATAATGCCACAACCGCGAGGAAGGTTTGAGGCCGTCTGTCACACGATTTCCCCGCCAGATCAGGGGCCCCAGTCCAGGGGGTACATCACCACGCCGGTGGCGAGCTTCGGGTAGAAGAAAGTCGACTTCTGCGGCATGCGCTCGCCTGCCAGAGCGCAGGCGACCACCTGCTCGACAGGCGTCGGGTTCAGCAGCAGCGCGGCGTCCCATCGTCCCGAGAGCACCTCGCGCGCGGCCTCCTGCGCTGCCTCCGTGAACTCGATCTCCTCCGGCGCAGAACGCGCACCGATCAGCGGCAGCAGGGCATGGTGCAGCACGTTCACGTCCAGGCGCCGCCAGGCCTCGGCGTGGCCCTGTGGTATACGCCTGTCCACTGCTTCTCGGTCCGCCACGCGGATCAGATGCAGGCCGCCCGGGGTCAAGCCTATCGCCCCCAGCGCCGTGCCTCGGGCAGCCTCTTCCGCCATGGCCTCCACGAGGGCCTCGAGGTCGCGCTCCGAGCGCGCGTCGCCGGCGTGGCGCGCTTCGAACACCGGCGCCGGGCGCCCCACAACCTCCGGCCCCGGCGCGCTTTCGAGTCTGACAAGCCGGTGCGTCGGCAAAATGACCAGCCCGGGGTCGTCCATGTCTACCAGCGCCGCGAGGACGAAGTTTTCTGGCTCCTCGCCCGTCCATGACGCCGCCGCTTCCCGGCGTTCATTCCGGTACGCCAGCGCAGTCTCGTAGCGATGGTGGCCGTCGGCGACGTAGAGCTTCTCGCGCTCGAGGTGGCGGTGCACGTAAGCTGCAGCTTCCGGTATCAGCGGTCGCAGGACATGACGCTCCCCTGGGAGCACCGCGTCCAGGATCACAGGCCCGCAGTCCGCGTCGCTGATCAGCGGCTGCGAAGTCGGGCTGCGATACATCGCCAGGATCGGGCTGGTCTGAACCCTTGTCGCGCGCAACAGCTCCAGGCGGTCGGCCTTCGCGGCCGCGCGCGTGTGCTCGTGCGGGAGCACGATCCCCTTCTCCCACTCCTCCAGCCGGAGGCGGCCGAAGATCGCCCTGCGGTTGAAGCGCTCGCCGTGCAGAGTGAACTCCTGGTCGTAAACGTAGAGGCGAGGCTGCGTGTCGAACACCAGCGCTCGCTTCTTCAGCCACGCCTCGATCTGGGCGCGCGCGCGCAGATAGCGGTTATTCGCGGCAGAGTCTTCCGGGCTGGCCGGCCCGTAGTCGACGTTGGCGATGTTGAAGGGGCTGCGCGCGTACAGCTCCGCCGCCCTCTCCGGCGACACGACGTCATAGGGAGGGGCCACCAGCGTAGAGGCGTCGCCAGCCACCTCCGTGTTGTAGCGCAGGGCCGGAAACGGGCGGAAGTCGGCCACGTGGCCATCATAGGCGGCGGGCATGGCGGCGCAAAGGCGCACTGCGGCTCGCGTTGACCCTTCGCCGTCCGGAACCTAGATTGATGGCCAGTGGAGCGGTTTTGCGTTTTCTGCGAGATCATCGCCGGCAGGGAGCCCGCCGACGTCCTCTATCGGGACGAAGAGGTCATCGTCTTCCGCAACCGCCTGCGCTGGGTGCCCGTGATGCTCCTATCTGTCCCCACGCGCCATCTCACCCAGGCGGAATTGTGGAAGGACCTCGGCCGCGTCGGCGAGCTAGCGGTCCAGATGGGGGAGAAGCACTGCCCCGGCGGATTCCGCCTGCTCTCGAACTTTGGCCGCGACGCGATGCAGAGCCAGGATCACGCCCACGTCCACGTCATCGGCGGCACCTTCCTCGGCGAGTACGCCTGAACCGGCGACTCCGGCCGCAGACCCGGCGGCCAAGCGCCCGCGATGCGACTCGGCCCTGACCGGCCCTGGCTGACGGCCTGTGGTGATTCGAAGCCCGCGCGCTCGCTCTCGAGGCCTACAGCACCGGCAGCCCCGAGGCCTCCAGCACCCTGCGCTGCGCCGCGAAGGACTCTTCGATCCCCTTCTCGGCCAGCGTCAGCAGGCGGTCCATCGACTCCTTGTCGAAGGTGCCGTGCTCAGCCGTCCCCTGCACCTCGACGTAGCGCCGCTCCCCGGTCATGACGACGTTGAAGTCTACCTCCGCTTTCGAGTCCTCCTCGTAGCAGAGGTCCAGGAGCGCCCGGCCGTCGACGATGCCCACGCTCGTCGCCGCCACCGGGCAGCGCAGGGGCAGCGAGGCATAGGTGCCCTCTTCGACCAGGCGTTGCATCGCCTGCACCAGCGCGACGTAGGCGCCCGTGATCGACGCGGTCCGCGTGCCGCCGTCGGCCTGAATGACGTCACAGTCGATGGTGAATGTCCGCTCGCCCAGGAGGTCCAGGTTGGCCACGGCCCGAAGCGAGCGGCCGATCAGGCGCTGAATCTCGTGCGTCCGCCCGCCGATCCGGCCCTGCACGGCCTCCCGCTGGGAGCGGGTGTGCGTCGAGCGCGGCAGCATCGAGTACTCGGCCGTTATCCAGCCGCTCGTCGTGCCCCGCAAGAACGCCGGCTGACGGTCCTCGATGCTCACGGCGCAGAGGACGATTGTCTTTCCGACAGTAATCAGCGCCGAGCCCTCCGCGTGTTCCAGAAAGCCGACACGGATATCCAGGGGCCGGAGCATGTCTGGGCGGCGGCCGTCGATGCGCAGCAAAGAGCCTCGCTTTCGCGCGGATTATAACAACCGCACTCGGGGGAGACTAATTGACGGTCAGGCCGCGGCCGGCGGCTGCTCCGCGAGCTGACCCCCGAGCACGCCCTCAGGCCGCCCGGCCTCCAGCTGCCGCCGCATCGACCGCACGTCCTCGGTCAGCGCCGCCACCTCCGCCCGCAGCGCGAAGAGCTCTGAGAACAGCTCATCCGCCAGCGCTGGCGGCGCAGGGTCCGGGGGCCGATGGGATGTCCCGCCCGGCGTCAAATCCGCCCTGGGCGCCAGGCGGCGCCTGTCAATGCGGATTACCGCCGGCTCCGCGCGCCCGCGGCGGAGCGCCTGCAGCGCCGAGGTCGCGGCGACCGCCAGCACGCCGGCGCCGCCAATCGCCACCATAGCCAGCCCGATCTCCTGCATCATCGTCGTGCTGAAATCATCGGCCCGCCGCGCCCGTGGTTTAGCAGCGCCGTCGTTCCTCCCGCGTGGCGCCGGCTACTTCAGTCAGGCACGTGCTCCGCCGCTCCGGTTCGTCCCAGCAGTGGCCTACGTATTACCATGGATCGGTGCCCATCCCCTCACCGGAGCCCGAAGACTAGTGGCCGGCGTCGCGGTAGACAAGGAGCGGACCGAGCAGCGGCCTGGCCTGCTCGCCTATCCCGGCTCCAACTGGGTGCGCAGCACCTTCGAGTCCCTCGGCATCCGCGCCTATCGCGTGCTCTGGATCGGCACCGTCTTCTCCTTCATCGGCTTCATGATGTCCATGACGGCCCAGAACCTGGTCGCATTCGACCTCACCGGCAACAACCGGGCCGTCGGTCTTGTCGCCTTCGGCCAGGGTGTGGCCATGCTCGCCCTCACGCCCTTCGGGGGCGCCATCGCGGACCGCGTCTCGAAGCGCTTCCTGCTCCTCGTTTGCCAGGGCACCATCGGCCTGGTCATGGTCGGCACGGGCGCGCTCATCGCCGGCGACGCGATTACTGTCTTCTGGCTGGCCGCTGGCTCCTTCGTCATCGGCGTCATGTTCTCCTTTCTCGGGCCCACGCGCACCGCCTACATAGGCGAGATCGTGGACGAGGAGCGGCGCGGCAACGCCCTCGCTCTAACCCAGGTCGGCATGAACGCCACCCGCGTCTTCGGCCCCTTCGTCGCCGGCGGCCTCATGGCCTGGGGCGCTGTCGGCTCGGCCGGCACCTATTTCATCATGGGCGGCCTCTTTGCCCTGGTGGTGGTGACGCTGGCACAGTTGCCACCCAGCCGCGGCACCCGTCGCCACTCCAGCATGCTGCGCGACATCCGCCTTGGCATGGCCCACGTGCGCGAGAACCCGCGTCTCCTCCAGGTCGTCGTTGGCTTCATCGCCGTCACGGTGGTCGGCTTTCCGTACATGGTCGTGATGCCTGGCTTCACGCAGGACGTCCTCGGCACCGGCAAAGCCGGTTTCGGCATCATGGTCGGCGTCTCCGCCATTGGCGGCCTGGCCGCCAGCCTGGTCGTCGCCGGCCTGGCCGACTCCTCGAAGGCGCCCGCCCTGCAGCTATTGGCGAGCCTGCTCCTTGGAATCTCCCTGATCCTCACCGGCCTCGCGCCGAACTTCGCGCTCGCCCTGCTGACCATGGTGCTGGCCGGCGCCGGCGGCAGCGCCTTCCAGACGCTGAACAACGCCGTCGCCCTCAAGGAGGCGCACGCAGACTACTTCGGGCGGGTAATGTCGCTGATGATGATGGCCTGGAGCTTCAACGGCCTCATCGGCTTGCCCATCGGCTACCTGGCCGACGAGGCCGGTGAGCGCACCGTCCTCCTGGCGATGGGCGCCGGCGTCTGCGCCATCGTCGCCCTGCTGGCCCTCTGGCGTTTGCGGCTGCCCCAGTCCGCTGCGGACGTGGCCGCGAAGGTCGAGCGCGCCTAGTCCTCAGCGCCCGCCGGCTCAAGCGGTATCACGGCCGGCCGCGGCAGACCGTCCCGAAGCACGGTGACCTCCGTCCCGTAGGCCGAGCGGATCACCTCCGTGGTGAGGACGTTGTCCGGCTCTCCCTCGGCCAGCACGCGGCCCTCGCGCATCAGGACAATGCGGTCGCAGTAGAGCGAAGCCAGTGTCAGGTCGTGGATCGCCGCGAGCACTGCCAGGCCCGACGCCGCCAGCCGCCGCACCAGCGACGCCACCGCCACCTGGTGCCCGATGTCAAGGTTCGCCGTCGGCTCGTCAAGGAGGAGGATTGGCGCCTCCTGAGCGAGCGCCCGTGCCATGACGACAGCCTGCCTCTCGCCGCCAGAGAGCTCGTCGACGCGCCGCTCTGCCAGGTGGCCCGCCCGCGCGCGCTCGAGTGCCGCCTTCGCCCGCCGGTAGTCCTCCGGCCCCTCCTGCTCGAAGAAGCCCAGGTGCGGCGTCCTCCCCATGAGCACCACGTCCAGGACCGTGTATCCCAGGGGCAGCACCGGGTTCTGCGGCACGACCGACACCAGGCGCGCCAGCTCCCGCTGGCCAAGGTCCCGGACCGAGACCTCACCGGCGAGCACGTCACCCCTTTGCCAGGGGACAACGCGCGTGATGGCGCGCACCAGGGTTGTCTTGCCACAGCCGTTCGGGCCAACCACGGCAACGACCTCCCCAGCGCGCGCTTCCAGGCTCACTCCGCGCAACACCGGGCGGCCATCGTAGGACACGTGCAGGTCTCGTACTGAAAGCATCAGAAGAAGGCCTTCTTTTGCCGGCGCAGCAGGTAAAGGAAAAACGGCGCTCCAAAGACGGCCGTAATCACGCCCACCGGCACCTCGCCCGGCCTCACCAGCGTCCGCGCGCCGATGTCTGCCAGGATCATGAAGCAGGCCCCCGCCACGGCCACCAGGGGCAACAGGCGGCGGTAGTCAGGCCCCGCTATCATGCGCACCGCGTGCGGCGCAACCAGCCCTACGAAGCCCACGATGCCAGCGACCGCCACCGCCGCTGCTGCCGCCAGCGATGCTGCCAGCAGCAGCAGCGCGCGCGTGCGCTCGACGTTCACGCCCAGCTGTCTGGCCTGGTGCTCGTCCAGTTGCAGGACGTTGAGCACGCGGCCATGGAGGTAGATGAAGGCCGCCGCGGGCAGCGCGTACGGCAGGATGTACCACATCCGGTACCAGCCGGCGTTGTTGAACCCGCCCAGCAGCCAGTTCAGGATCGTCAGGCTGCTTTCCCGGTTCACGAGCATGAGATAGGAGATCAGTGAAACGGCGATCGACGACAGCGCGACTCCGGCCAGGATCAACGTCGTTGTCGGCGTGTGGCCGGCGATGCGGGCCAGGGCATAGGCCAGCACGACAGCGGCAAGCGCCCCGGCGAACGCAGCCAGCGTGATCACGCTCACGCGTCCGTAGTCCAGCGGCACCTCCAGGACGATGACCACCGTCGCCGCGAGCCCAGCGCCGGACGCGACGCCCAGCAGGTAGGGGTCCGCCAGCGGGTTCCGGAAGACCCCCTGGTAAGCGGCGCCACTGACGCCAAGCGACGCGCCCACCAGGCCGGCAAGCAGCACTCGCGGCAGGCGGATGTCCCAGACAATGACGTCCGTCGCCGCGTCCACGCCGGAATCGAACCCCAGGACGTGAGCCCCGATCACCGCCGCCACGTCCCCGGGCGCGATCCCCGCCGGCCCGATCGCCGCGCCGAGCACGACGCAGCCCGCGAGCGCTAGCAGCGCTGCCGGCAGCACCCATCGCGAGCGGCCCTGGGCCTGTCGAAGCACCCGCCGCGGCAGGCTGATAGCCGCAGCCGCCGCCGTCCTGGTCCCTGCCGCAGTCCGCTCCGACATACAAACATCCCGGCCCAGGTCGGCCGGGATGGGTCGCTCGCGCGACGGCGTCCGCGGCCCTCCTCGGGGCCCATCGACGTCGTCAGGGGCTGGCGGCCTGGCTCTCCTCCGCGGTTGCGAAGGACTACAGTTGCGGGACAGCGCCGGACTTGGACCGGCTTCGCATTTACTCCTCCGGACGGGCCGGAGGACACCCCTGACAGCGCTCTTCTCTTTTGACGCCCGCTCCCGCGGACACTCGAAGTCTAGGTTTCGCCCCCCGGCGCGTCAAACCAGGCTGCTACCACCTGCCGGACACGCCGCGGGCAATGCGCTGCGCATCCACGAACCAGCCGATCACCGTGCTCACGACGCTGATGATGATCGCGCCCAGGATGGCGTCGAACACGCCCTCGACGTCGAAGCGGATGTCGTCATCGATGTTCGCGATCCAGTCCGCGAGGCCCAGGAGCATGGCGTTGAGGACGATGAGGAAGAGCCCCAGAGTGAGGATCGTCGCCGGGATCGAGAGCCAGAAGAGGACCGGGCGCACGTAAAGGTTCAGCAGGCCCAGGATGAGGGCGACGATTAACGTGCTCCCCCAGCCCTCCAGCCGGATGCCGGGCAGGACCTCAGCCGCCACCCAGACCGCGGCCGCCAGGATCAGCCACCGCACGGCAAGGACTACCAGTCGCTCCTGGCTCACGCCCGAAGATTACCATCCCGGCGGTCATGCCGATTGCGCCGCCGGAGTGGACCTCCGGCGGTGGCCTCTCCTGCCCGCACGAGGCTCCATGCGCCGGGAGATCCCGGCTCGGCCCTCAGACACAAGACCCGGCTCGTAATGCTCAAGAGGAGTCACACCGCCAATTCCTGGCTGCGGTGACACGGGGCTGCGGGGAATCGCCCGGCCTCAGCCGCTACACGTGAGCCAGGAACTCGCGCACCACGCGGTTGAAGTGCTCCGGCTCCTCCATGTTCGAGAGGTGGGCGGCACCAGGGATGATCTCCAGCTTCGCGCCGGGGATGCGCTCCGCCATCAACTGCGAGTCCGCTGGCGGGGTCAGGCCGTCCGCCTCGCCGACGATCACCAGCGTCGGCACGCTGATCGAGGCAAGCATTGGCACCGAATCGGGGCGCTCGGCCATCGCCATGAGGTCGCCAGCCATGCCCTGCACCGGCGTGCTCTCCATGATTGCTCGCACCCTGGCAACGAGCTCCGGCCGCTCATCCATCGATTTCTGGCTCAGAAGCCGCCCGATCATCGCCTCAGCGATAGCTCCGGGGCCCCGCTGCTGCGCCGTGAGCGCGCTCTGGAACCGCGCTGCTTTACCCTCAGGCGCGTCCGGCTGGGCGCGCGTGTCAGCCAGGATCAGCCCCCGCACCCGCTCCGGGTACTTCCGCAGGAAGGCGAAGGCGACATAGCCTCCCATCGAGAACCCGCCGATCACCGCCTTGTCGATGCCCAGGTGGTCCATCAGCCCGCGGACGTCATCGGCGTACGTGTCGACCGTCGTCAGCCAGAACGGCGCCTGTGACTCCCCGTGCCCCCGCAGGTCGATCGCGATCACTCGCGCCGCATCGGAAAGGCCCTCTACCTGAGGGTCCCACATCCTCCGGTTCAGCGGGTAGCCGTGGATCAGGACCAGCGGCGTACCCGACCCCTGGTCCGTGTACGCGATCTCGATACCGTTGATCGTTGCGGTCGGCAAGGGCAGTCTCCCTCCTGTTTTCGGCGACTCGAAGCGCTGACGGCTCCTCAGCCGTACTGCGCGAATACTAGCATGGGCCTCCGCGCAGACCACGTCCCCTACTGCCAGGGCCCAATCCTCCTGCCCGGCCTCCCGCCCGCGCGAGGCGACGGGAGCAAGAGGTCTTGACAGCCCGCGGCGTCAGACCTGACGCTACGGCCACGCCCAACCGTAGCAGAGAGGTCTCCCAGTGCACGTGATCCGCGGTTCCTCCGTGCAACTCCAGCGCGCTCGCCGCGAGATCTTCACCGGCGAGGTCGAAACCCACACCTACGTCGACGAGACGCTCGGCGAGCACCTGCGCCTGTCACTCGTGCGCTTCAAGGCCGGGGCCCGCACGAAGTGGCACCGCCACGCCTTCGAGCAGGCCCTCCTCATCACCGAAGGGCGCGGTGTCGTCGCCACAGACGCGGCCGAGCACGTCGTCGAAGCGGGCGATGTCGTCGTAGTGCCCGCGGGCGAGCGCCACTGGCACGGCGGCACGGAGTCGACCGCGATGGCCCACATCTCGATCACGACCCCGGGAGAGACCACCGTCCTCGAGCCCGTCGACCGCATTCGCAGCGCAGGATGACCGAGGAGCGCCGGACGGTCGAAGTGCCCGGCCGCGGCGCCGTTTCCGCCGTCCTCTCCGCCTCGACCGGGGGCGCCTGGCTCTTCGTCTACGCCCACGGCGCGGGCGCTAACCTCGACGACCCCTTTGCCCTGCACGCGGCCGGAGTGCTGCCGCCCCGAGGCATCGGCGTGCTGCGCTTCCAGTTCCTCTACCGGGAGCGTGGCCGCTCGGCCCCCGACCCTAACGGCGTGCTTGAGGACACCTGGCGGGCGGTGCTCGCCGCGGCCCGCCAACTCGCGGCGCCTCGCGGCCTGCGCGTCGTCGCCGGGGGTAGGTCCATGGGCGGCCGTATAGCCTCGCAGGTCGTCGCCGCCGGCGAGGCCGTCGACGCCCTGGCGCTCTTCGCCTACCCCCTGCACCCGCCGGGGCGTCCGCAGCAGCGGCGCGTCGAGCATCTGGCGCTCGTGCAGGTGCCTACGCTGTTCTGCTCCGGCACACGCGACGACTTCGCCACGCCGGACGAGCTCCGCGACGCCGTTTCACTGGTGGCTGGAAGCAGCCTCCACCTGCTCGACTCCGCCGACCACGGCTTCAGTCCGCTGAAGTCCACGGGCCGTAGCAGGCGGGACGTCTGGGACGAGGCCTGCGACGCGCTTGCCGCCTTCCTCTCTGGTCTCGAGGCCTAGGCTTGCGCCTCGAAGTGCCTCTCCAGCACCGGGCCTAGCTCGCGCTTGCGCTCCTCCGGCACCATCGACAATGGCGTGACGATCGCGTCGCGCAGGGCCCGGGCACAGGCGCAGCGATCCCGCGGCGGCGGCCGGGCAGCGACATCCGCGACGATACGCCGCGCCGAGGCGACGTTCTTCTGCAGGTTCGAAAGGATCAACTCCACGGAGACGCGCTCCTCCGAAGCGTGCCACGTGTCGTAGTCCGTCACGCAAGCCAGCGTCGCGTAGCACATGCTCGCCTCGCGGGCCAGCTTCGCCTCCGGCGATGCCGTCATGCCGATGATCGACGCCCCGAGCGCGCGATAAGACTCCGATTCCGCCTGCGTCGAGAACCCCGGGCCCTCCACCACCACCAGCGTGCCGCCCCTGTGCACCCGCGCCCCCTCGCGCTCGGCCGCGGCAGCCAGCGCCTGGCTCAGCGCCGGACAGAACGGCGTATCGAAGGCGATGTGCGCGACGATGCCCCGGCCGAAAAACGACGGGTCCCGCCGGTACGTGCGGTCGATGAGCTGGTCCGGCACCACCATGTCCAGCGGCGCGATCCCCTCTTGCAGGCTTCCCACCGCGGAGACCGACAGCACCTGCCGCACGCCCAGCGAGGCCAGCGCCCAGATGTTCGCCTGCGACGGCAGCTCGCTCGGCGCTATCCGGTGCCCCGCGCCGTGCCGCGCCAGAAATGCCACCTCTGTCTCCCCGACCCGCCCGACCACGATCGCGTCCGAAGGCCGACCGTACGGCGTGTCCATCTCGACTTTCCTGGCGCCAGACACTCCCGCGATCTCGTAGAAGCCGGAGCCGCCAATGATGGCCACGGTCGCCCGCGCACTACTCATAGCGGATCAGCGTCTCCACCGGGTAGTCCAGGCGCTCCCGGCCCCGCAGACCTGCGAGCTCGATCAGGAACACGCAGCCGGCCACGCGTCCGCCGATGAACTCGACCAGCTTCGCGGCGCCCGCCGCCGTCCCACCAGTCGCAATGAGGTCGTCGATGATCACGGCCGTCTGCCCTGGCCTCAGGGCGTCAGCGTGGATGTCGAGTTGGTTCTCCCCGTACTCGAGCGCGTACTCGACCGTCATGCGCTGCGCCGGGAGTTTGCCCGGCTTTCGCACCGGCACGAAAGGCAGGCCCAGCCGCGTCGCCACGGGTGTGCCAAACAGGAACCCGCGCGACTCTATGCCCACGACCGCCTGCGGCCGCATGGCATCCGCAACCTCGCAGTACCAGTCCACCGCCTGCCGCAGCGCCTCGGCGCTCCCGAGGAGGGGCGTGATGTCGCGGAAGAGGACTCCCGGCTGCGGAAAGTCAGGCACGTCCCGGATGAACGACCGCAGGTCTAGCTTCGGCGGCACTTCGCCCGATTGAACTCCATGCCGTCCCGGCAGGTCAAACGCCATCGGCACGCGCTATCGCTATCACGGCTTTCGGACGATTAGCCCCAGGCTCGCGGTGAACCCGTGCAGGAACGTCCTCTGCCCGATCGGCCCGATTTCTCCGTTGCAGAAGAAGCCGGCCACCGGCACGTCGCCAAGCAT encodes the following:
- a CDS encoding phage holin family protein, which translates into the protein MSQERLVVLAVRWLILAAAVWVAAEVLPGIRLEGWGSTLIVALILGLLNLYVRPVLFWLSIPATILTLGLFLIVLNAMLLGLADWIANIDDDIRFDVEGVFDAILGAIIISVVSTVIGWFVDAQRIARGVSGRW
- the mtnP gene encoding S-methyl-5'-thioadenosine phosphorylase → MSSARATVAIIGGSGFYEIAGVSGARKVEMDTPYGRPSDAIVVGRVGETEVAFLARHGAGHRIAPSELPSQANIWALASLGVRQVLSVSAVGSLQEGIAPLDMVVPDQLIDRTYRRDPSFFGRGIVAHIAFDTPFCPALSQALAAAAEREGARVHRGGTLVVVEGPGFSTQAESESYRALGASIIGMTASPEAKLAREASMCYATLACVTDYDTWHASEERVSVELILSNLQKNVASARRIVADVAARPPPRDRCACARALRDAIVTPLSMVPEERKRELGPVLERHFEAQA
- a CDS encoding adenine phosphoribosyltransferase; its protein translation is MPPKLDLRSFIRDVPDFPQPGVLFRDITPLLGSAEALRQAVDWYCEVADAMRPQAVVGIESRGFLFGTPVATRLGLPFVPVRKPGKLPAQRMTVEYALEYGENQLDIHADALRPGQTAVIIDDLIATGGTAAGAAKLVEFIGGRVAGCVFLIELAGLRGRERLDYPVETLIRYE
- a CDS encoding ABC transporter ATP-binding protein, translating into MLSVRDLHVSYDGRPVLRGVSLEARAGEVVAVVGPNGCGKTTLVRAITRVVPWQRGDVLAGEVSVRDLGQRELARLVSVVPQNPVLPLGYTVLDVVLMGRTPHLGFFEQEGPEDYRRAKAALERARAGHLAERRVDELSGGERQAVVMARALAQEAPILLLDEPTANLDIGHQVAVASLVRRLAASGLAVLAAIHDLTLASLYCDRIVLMREGRVLAEGEPDNVLTTEVIRSAYGTEVTVLRDGLPRPAVIPLEPAGAED
- a CDS encoding iron ABC transporter permease, producing MLRQAQGRSRWVLPAALLALAGCVVLGAAIGPAGIAPGDVAAVIGAHVLGFDSGVDAATDVIVWDIRLPRVLLAGLVGASLGVSGAAYQGVFRNPLADPYLLGVASGAGLAATVVIVLEVPLDYGRVSVITLAAFAGALAAVVLAYALARIAGHTPTTTLILAGVALSSIAVSLISYLMLVNRESSLTILNWLLGGFNNAGWYRMWYILPYALPAAAFIYLHGRVLNVLQLDEHQARQLGVNVERTRALLLLAASLAAAAAVAVAGIVGFVGLVAPHAVRMIAGPDYRRLLPLVAVAGACFMILADIGARTLVRPGEVPVGVITAVFGAPFFLYLLRRQKKAFF
- a CDS encoding alpha/beta fold hydrolase; this translates as MPTATINGIEIAYTDQGSGTPLVLIHGYPLNRRMWDPQVEGLSDAARVIAIDLRGHGESQAPFWLTTVDTYADDVRGLMDHLGIDKAVIGGFSMGGYVAFAFLRKYPERVRGLILADTRAQPDAPEGKAARFQSALTAQQRGPGAIAEAMIGRLLSQKSMDERPELVARVRAIMESTPVQGMAGDLMAMAERPDSVPMLASISVPTLVIVGEADGLTPPADSQLMAERIPGAKLEIIPGAAHLSNMEEPEHFNRVVREFLAHV
- a CDS encoding alpha/beta family hydrolase, which produces MTEERRTVEVPGRGAVSAVLSASTGGAWLFVYAHGAGANLDDPFALHAAGVLPPRGIGVLRFQFLYRERGRSAPDPNGVLEDTWRAVLAAARQLAAPRGLRVVAGGRSMGGRIASQVVAAGEAVDALALFAYPLHPPGRPQQRRVEHLALVQVPTLFCSGTRDDFATPDELRDAVSLVAGSSLHLLDSADHGFSPLKSTGRSRRDVWDEACDALAAFLSGLEA
- a CDS encoding cupin domain-containing protein, which produces MHVIRGSSVQLQRARREIFTGEVETHTYVDETLGEHLRLSLVRFKAGARTKWHRHAFEQALLITEGRGVVATDAAEHVVEAGDVVVVPAGERHWHGGTESTAMAHISITTPGETTVLEPVDRIRSAG